A segment of the Streptomyces pactum genome:
AGGCCCGTCTGGCAGTACGGGACGCCCAGCTCGGCGCAGTACCGCTCGGTGATGACCTGGGCCCTGCCGAGGGCGGGCGTCGGCATGCTGGGGAACAGGTGGTGCTCGATCTGGTAGTTGAGGCCGCCCATGAAAGCGTCGACGAGTACACCACCGCGGACATTGCGGGAGGTGAGGACCTGGCGGCGCAGGAAGTCGAGCCGCGTGCCCTCCTCGATCATCGGCATGCCCTTGTGGTTGGGCGCGAAGACCGAGCCCAGGTAGATGCCGAACAGTCCCTGGTGCACGGCGATGAAGGCGAGCGCCTTGCCGGGGGAGAGGACCGTGAACAGCCCGCCGAAGTACAGGACGAAATGCGCGACGAGCAGCGTGCCCTCGAGAACCGGCCGCTTCATGGACGGGCTGCGCAGTGCCCTGAAGCTGCTGAAACTCAGATTGAGGCCTTCCAGCGTCAGCAGCGGGAAGAACAGGGCGGCCTGGTGTTTCCCGACGAAGCGGGGAAGCCCCTCGGCCTTGCTCGCCTGACGCCGTGACCACACCAGGATGTCGGGGGAGACGTCCGGGTCCTTCCCCTCGTGGTTGGGATTCGCGTGGTGGCGCGTGTGCTTGTTCATCCACCAGCCGTAGCTCATGCCCAGCAGCAGGTTGGCCACCAGGAGGCCGCCGGTCTCGCTGGGACGCCGGCGCGAGAAGACCTGCCGGTGGGCGAGGTCGTGGGCCGCGAGTCCGAGCTGGCCGAAGACGACGGCCAGCGCCACCGCGACGAGGAGCTGGCTCCAACTGTTCCCCAGCGTGAGAAAGGCGGCGACACCGCCCCCGAGCGCGAGGGCGACGGCACCGAAACGGAGCGTGTAGTAAAGCGGGCGGCGCCGGAGCAGCCCCGCGTCGGTAATACGCCGTGAGAGTTCGGAAAAGTCGCTTCCCTTTTCGCGTCCGTTCTCGTGTCCCTTTTCCCGCTCGCGGGTGGGCAGGCTCTCGATGAGCACCGTTGGATTCGCCATGTACCTCAGTATGTGAACGGCGCCCCGGCCGCAGAATGGCGTCTGCCCCCGAAGGCGGGGTGTGGCTAGCACCACCCCCGGTCCCGCGGTCCTGCCTTGACAGCTCTCCGGCCCGGCCCACAGGATCGACCCGTGAACCTGTCAGACAGCCATACAGGTGGCTCGGTCCCGCGGCGCGTCAGCGCCATGGAAGCGGTGCTCGGCCACCTCCGCGGCGCCATCGAGCGCGGCGAGTACGCGATCGGTGACAAGCTCCCCTCGGAGGCGGAGCTGTGCCGCACCCTGGAGATCTCCAGACCGGTACTGCGCGAGGCGCTGCGCGCCCTGCAGACCATGGGGCTGACCGTCTCCAGGACCGGCAAGGGCACCTTCGTCGTGGCCAGTGCCGTCGAGGACCCCACCTTCGGCGACTACACGGCCGGCGACCTGCTGGAGGTACGCCGCCACGTCGAGATCCCGGTGGCCGGCTACGCGGCCCGGCGCCGCACCCCGGAGAACCTCGACCACCTCGCCCACCTCCTGGACCGCATGGAGCGGGAGACGGACACCACCGCGTGGGTCGCGATGGACACCCTCTTCCACCTCACGGTGGCCGAGGCCGCCCAGAACCCGGTCTTCCGCCGGGTCATCGAGGAGATCCGCGACGCGCTGGCCCGCCAGTCCGCCTTCCTCAACGAACTGGGCGGCCGGCGCGACCAGTCCAACCGGGAACACCGGGCCATCGTCGAGGCACTGCTCGACGGCAGCGACCACGATGCGGAACGGGCCATGGCCCACCACCTCGACCGCGTCGAGACCACCCTGAGCGACATCGTGCGCCCCACCCGCACGGACACCCCCACGGAAGGCGCACCCGAGGCGTGAGCGAGCACCGACAGACGCAGGCGACCGCGCCGGCCCCCGACCCCCGGGCCGTGGCATACGGCGGTTCCCCCGCGGACCCGCCCCCCGTCCGCGAACCCCTCCACACCCCCGTCGCCCACCTGGTACGCGGCGGTGTCGTCGAGGGCGTCCACTACGGCTCCGTCGTCGTCCTCGGCCCGGACGGAGAGATCCGGCTGCGGCTCGGGGACGTCGAGGCCGCCTGCTACCCGCGCTCCGCGCTCAAGCCGGTCCAGGCCGTCGCCATGGTCCGCGCCGGGCTGCCGCTGGACGGCGAACTGCTCTCGCTCGCCGCCGCCAGCCACTCCGGCGAGGAGCGCCACCTCGCCGGCGTCCGGCGCGTCCTCGAACTCGCCGGACTCACCGAGAGCGACCTGCGCAACGTCCCCGACCTGCCCTTCGACCCGGTCGTCCGGGACTCCTGGGTCGGGCAGGGCCGCCTCCCGTCCCGGCTCGCCCAGAACTGCTCCGGCAAGCACGCCGCCATGCTCTACACCTGCGTGCTCAACGGCTGGTCCCTGGACGACTACCTCGACCCCGGCCACCCGCTCCAGCAGGCGATCGCCGAGATCGTCGAGGACCTCACCGGGCAGCGCGTCGCCCGGGTGACCGTCGACGGCTGCGGCGCGCCCCTGTTCGCGGTCTCCCTGCACGGTCTCGCCCGCGCCGCCGCCCGCCTCACCACCGCCGTCCCCGGCACCCCGGAGGCCCGGGTGGCGGACGCGATGCGGGAGCACGCCGAGATGGCCTCCGGATCCGGCCGGGACGTCGCCGCCTTGATGCGGGCCGTGCCCGGGCTGCTCGCCAAGGACGGCTTCGAGGGAGTCCAGGTCGCCGCCCGGCCCGACGGCAGCGCGATCGCCGTGAAGATAGCCGACGGGGCCGACCGCGCCCGCGTCCCGGTCGCCGCGGCGGCACTCGCGCGGGCGGGTGTCACCCCGGAACTGCTCACGGAGTTCGCGGGTGCGCCGCTGCTCGGGGGCGGGGAGCCGGTGGGATGCCTACGTCCGGTGCCCGCACTGGACCCCGCACCGCTCGCCTCGTGCGCCTAGGCTGGCGCGGATATGCGGGGGCGGCCGGGCCGCTGCCGGTGCGCGCACCGGGAGAGGCCGCTCGCCGCACGTGACGGGGCCGCGATCCCACCTGTGTGCGGCGTGCCGCGACCCGGTCTGCGCCCGGCGTGCCGCACCCCGCCTGCCGGGGCCCGGCCCTGCGCGCGTCGTGCGCGACCCGGCCTGCGCGTCGGCTGCCGGGGCCCGGTCTGCGCGCGGGCCTGCCGGGGCTCGGTCTGCGCGCGGGTCTGTCGCGACCACATCTGCGTGTGGCCTGCCGGGGCCCGGCCTTGCGTGCGTCGTGGGCGACTCGGCCTGCGCGTCGGCTGCCGGGGCCCGGTCTGCGCGCGGGCCTGCCGGGGCTCGGTTTGCGCGTGGGTCTGTCGCGACCGCATCTGTGTGTGGCCTGCGGGGGCCCGGCCCTGCGCGCGTCGTGCGCGACCCGGCCTGCGCGTCGGCTGCCGCAACCCATTCGCGCTCCACCTGCCGCCCGGCGCGGCAGAGGCACCCTCGCCGAGCGCTGCGCCGACGGCATCACCGCCGGCACCGAGGTGCCGCCCGCGACCGTCGATGACTCGACGGGCATGGCCACCGCGCTCGATCCGCGCCCCGGCGGTACGGCGGCGGCCGAGATCGCCGAGAGGGCCGTGCCGAGCGGGCGCGGGGTCGCCGAACCCGTGCCGGGGCGGGCCCGCGGCCTCCCCGGTCGGCTCACCGCCCTCGCCGCGGCCGGAGGGTCCTGGCGGGCGAACGGCACCACGACCGCCCGGCCGCGCGCCGGAACCGGCCCGGAGGAAGAATGGCGATCATGAGTACGCGGACGACCTTCCAGCCGGTCCTCGAGCGCATCGCCGAGGAGATCGAGCGGACCCCCGGCAGCGGCCGGCCCGCCGACTACATCCCGGCGCTGGCCGCCTGCGATCCGCGCCGCTTCGGCATGGCGGTCGCCGAGCCGGACGGCACGGTGTACGGGGTGGGGGACTGGCGCGAGCCCTTCTCCGCGCAGTCCATCACCAAGGTCTTCACCCTCGCCCTCGACCTGTCCCGCGAGGGCGACGCCCTCTGGGAGCACGTGGGCCGCGAACCGTCCGGCAACGCGTTCAACTCCCTGGTGCAACTGGAGTACGAGAACGGCATCCCGCGCAACCCGTTCATCAACGCGGGCGCCCTCGTCGTCACCGACCGCCTGCACACGCGTACCTCGGACGCGGCGGGCGAACTGCTCGCCTTCCTGCGCGCGGAGAGCGGCAACCCGGAGCTGACCTACGACGAGGAGGTCGCCGCCTCCGAGACCGCGCACGGCGACCGCAACGCCGCCCTCGGCCACTTCATGGCGTCGTACGGCAACATCGACAACCCCGTGCCCGTCCTGCTGGAGCAGTACTTCCGCCAGTGCTCCGTCGCCGCGTCCTGCGCGGACCTGGCCCTGGCGACCGGGTTCCTGGCCCGGCACGGCATCCGCGCCGACGGCACCCGGCTGCTGAGCCGCAGTCAGGCCAAGCAGGTCAACGCGGTGATGCTGACCTGCGGGACGTACGACGCGGCCGGCGAGTTCGCCTACCGGGTGGGGCTGCCGGGCAAGAGCGGGGTCGGCGGCGGCATCATCGCGGTGGTGCCGGGCCACTGCACGCTGTGCGTGTGGAGCCCCGGACTGGACGAGCGGGGCAACTCGGTGGCCGGGGTGGCGGCGCTGGACCGCTTCACGACGCTCACTGGGCTGTCGGTCTTCTGAACGGCCGCCCGGGCAACGTCAACTCTCCTCCACCCGCACCAGCTTGAGCCGCAGGGCCAGCGCCATGACCCCCGCGCCGAGCCCGGCGACGCCCACGATCGCACCGGTCTCCGGCCAGCCCGGGTCGTCCCGCGCCGGCCGCACCGCCGTGGCCGCCGCGGGCACGGCCTCCGGCCCCTGCCGGGGGCGGACACCCCCGCGTGCCAGCGAACCCACCGGAGCGACGTGCCCGGCCGCCTCGAACCCCCAGTCGAGCAGCGAGCGGGCCTCCTCGTACACGGCGAGGCCGCCGCCCTCCTGGGGGTTCATCACGGTCACCACCAGCGTCCGCCCGGCACGGCGTGCCGCGGCGATCAGGGTGTTGCCGGCCTTGCTGGTGTAGCCGTTCTTGACGCCGATCAGCCCCGGGTACGGCTCCACGCCGTCCGCCCCGGTGAGCAGCCGGTTGGTGTTCATGATCCCGTACGCGTCCCCGTTCCGGCCGGGGAACATGGCGTCGACCTTGGCGCAGTACCGCGCGAAGTCCGGGTTCCGCAGCCCCGCCCGGCCGAAGACCGCCAGGTCGTACGCCGACGACACCTGACCCGGCGCGTCGTAGCCGTCGGGGGAACGCACGTGGGTGTCGCGGGCGCCGAGGGAACGGGCCTCGGCCTGCATCCGGGCGGCCGTGGCGCTCCAGCCGCCGGTGAGCGAGGCGAGGACGTGGACGGCGTCGTTGCCGGAGTTGAGGAAGACGCCGTTCCACAGGTCGGAGACCTGGTATGTGCCCCCCTCGACGACACCGACCAGGCTGCTGCCGGGGCCGATGCCGGACAGCTCGTCCGTGCTCACCTCGTGGCGGATGCCGCCCGGCAGGACCGGCAGCACGGTGAGCGCGAACAGGGCCTTCAGGGTGCTGGCGGGCGGCAGCTCGCGATGCGCGTCGTGGGCCGCCAGGACGTCGCCGGTTTCGGCGTCGGCGACCACCCAGGACAGCGCCGAGACATCGGGGACCCCGGGCGCCCCGGGGCGGGGCCGGACCTGGGTACCGGAGCGGTACAGCAGCGCCGGTTGCGGCGCCGCCGCCCGTGGACCGCCGGACGGGCCCGGGTCCGGCCGCCCCGCACGGGCGGCCGCGGCGGCGGGCATGAGCGTCAGCAATCCGGCCACGCAGAGGACGCAGGTGGATCGAGCCGCCCGGGCTGAGAATCCGATAGTCATACCGCAAACGTAGGAACGGCCCCTGGGAACGCCACGCTGCCCGGGCCGAGTCGCGCTCGCAAGTACCCGGATGCCGTAGGGATGACCGGCCGGGCCCGTCGGGCGGCGGCCGGCGTCAGTCGGCGGGCAGCGTCGGCTGGACGTGCCGCAGGAACGTGGCGTTGTCCGGCGTCTGGCGCATCCGCTCCAGCAGCGTCTCCACGCCGGACTGCCCGTCCCTGGACCCCAGGGCCCGCCGCAGCCCGCGTACGGCGGTCGACTCGGCGGCGGACAGCAGGAGCTCCTCGCGGCGGGTGCCGGAGCCGGTCAGGTCCACGGCCGGGAAGACCCGGTGGGAGGCGAGCTCCCGGCTCAGCCGCAGCTCCATGTTGCCGGTGCTCTTGAGCTCCTCGAAGTAGAAGTCGTCGGCACGCGAGCCGGTTTCCACCAGGGCAGTGGCGAGGATGGTGAGGGAACCGCCCTCCTCGGCCTTCCGGGCGGCACCGAAGAACCGCTTGGGCCCCAGCAGCGCCCCGGCGTCGACACCGCCGCTGAGCGTGCGGCCGCTGGAGGAGGCGGCGTTGTTGTGCGCCCTGCACAGCCGGGTGAGGGAGTCCAGCAGGATGACGACGTCCTCGCCGGTTTCTACGAGCCGCTTGGCCCGTTCGATCACCAGCTCGGCGAGTGCGACGTGCTGCTTGGCGCTCTGGTCGAAGGTCGAGGAGTACACCTCGCCCCGCACGGAGCGGCGCATGTCGGTGACCTCCTCGGGCCGCTCGTCGAGCAGCACCACCATCAGGTGGGAGCCGGGGTGGTTGCCGGCGACGGCGGCGGCGATCTGCTGGAGGAGGACGGTCTTGCCGGTCTTCGGCGGGGCCACGATCAGGCCGCGCTGGCCCTTGCCGACCGGGGCGATCAGATCGGCGACCCGCCCGGTCAGGCCGGCCGCCGGGTGTTCGAGGCGCAGCCGCTCGTGCGGGTGCAGTGGTGTCAGGTCGTGGAAGTGCCGCCGGCCGCCCTGCCGGTCGGGCGTGCGGCCGTTGACGCGGACGATCTCGGCCAGGGCGCGGTCGCCGCGCACGCCCTCGACCAGGTCGCCCTTGCGCAGGCCGTGGCGGCGGATCAGCGCGGGGGAGAGGGAGAGGTCGGACGGCTCCGGCTGGAGGCTCCTGCCCCGTAGCTGGCCCTTCCCGCCCGCGTCGATGTCCAGGACACCGGACGCGATCTCGGCCGGGGACTGCTCTACGGGGGGACGTTCGAGTGTGGTGGTCATGGTGTTCGGTCCTTTCGAGGACACGGGCACGGGGCATGCGGAAGGAGGGGGAGAGAAGCCGTGCGAGGGGTCGGACGACACGCCTCCGGACGGCGGGAACAGCACCTCGGGTACGGCGGGGGACGACCCTGCTCACGAGGTTGTGCTGAGAAGCGGACGCGCCAGTCGCACCAGGACGGGCGGGTCGGCGAACCGAAAGGGAAACTGGCACCGGCGCCCGACGAGGGCGTACACAAGTGCTGACCGCACCTTACCACGGGTCGCGGTGAATGGGTGGCGGAGTGGGGCGGACGGATCCGTCCCACCCCGGTCAGCAAGTCGGAGGTTCCGCTTGTTCCTTCTTCCGCATGGGCCGGGCCGGACTCAAAGGCCCGAACGGTCCTGCGCCTGCTGAGCCTCCCGGGCGATCTGTTCGAACTGCGCGCCCATCGCCGCCTGCAGCGCCTGCGCGCCCGACAACGGGCGCACCATCACCGTGAGTTCGTCGATGCGGCCGGACTCGTCGAGGTGCAGGAAGTCGCAGCCGCCGATCTCGCGGTCGCCGACCCGTGCCGTGAAGACGAGGGCGTGGTCGCGGCCGTCCGCGTCGCCGATGACGCGCTCGTAGCGGAAGTCCTCGAAGACGCGGGCGACCCCGCGCAGGATCGCGGCCGTGATCGCCTTGCCGTGGTACGGCTTGAACACGACCGGACTGGTGAAGACGACGTCCTCGGCCAGCAGCGCTTCGACGGCGTCGAGGTCGTGGGCCTCGATCGCCGAGCGGAATGCCTGCATCGCGGCTCCTCAGAGGTAGTGAACTATTTGAATATGTGCGAATGAGATTATCCTCTACTTGCTAGCGTGTCGACATGTCTCTCAAGTACGCCGTCCTGGCCGCCCTGCTGGAGGGCGAGGCCTCGGGCTACGAGCTGTCCAAGGTGTTCGACGTATCGCTCGCCAACTTCTGGCCCGCCACGCCGCAGCAGCTCTACCGGGAGCTGGAGCGTCTCGCGGGAGACGGGCTCATCGAGGCGCGCACGGTGCCGCAGGAACGCAGGCCCACCAAGCGGCTGTTCTCGCTCACGGAGGCCGGCCGGGAACAACTGGGTGCCTTCGCCGCCGAGCCGACCCGGCGCCCCACCGCCATCCGCGACGAGTTCCTGATCAAGATGCAGGCCATGGACGGCGTGGCCCCGGAGCGGGTCCGCGCGCTGGTGGAGGAGCGCAGGTCCTGGGCCCTGGGGAAGCTGGCCCGCTACGAGCGCGTCCGCGAGCGCCTCCTCGACGGCCGTACCGAGGAGGAGCACCTGCGGGACTCCGACCGCGTCGGGCCCTACCTCACGCTGCTCGCCGGGATCACCTTCGAGCGCGAGAACGCCCGCTGGTGCGAGCGCGTCCTCGCGGTGCTGCGGGAGCGGCGCGCCCCCGCCGGGCCCGCCGGGCCCGCCGGGCAGCCTCTAGGCTGACCGGATGTTCAGTCCCGAAGGCCCCACCCTGCGCGAACTCGCCGTCCAGGCGCTGTCGTCGGTCGAGCGCGGCTACGACCTGCTCGCCCCGAAGTTCGAGCACACCCCGTACCGGACCCCGGACCGGGTGCTCGACGCCGTGGCCTCGGCGCTGACGCCGTCGGGGCCGTTCGGCGCCGGACTCGACCTGTGCTGCGGTACCGGCGCGGGAGTGGGCGTGCTGGCCAGGGTGTGCCGGGAGCGCGTGACGGGGGTCGACTTCAGCGCGGGCATGCTGGAGGCGGCCCGGGGGCGCGTCGTGCCCGAGGGACCGGCGGTCTCCTGGGTGCGTGCGGACGCCCGCGCCCTGCCCTTCGGTCCCGCGTTCGACCTCGTGGTCAGCTTCGGGGCGTTCGGGCACTTCCTGCCCCGTGAACTGCCGGGCCTGTTCACCCAGGTGCACTCCGTGCTGCGACCGGGCGGCTGCTTCGCCTTCCCCGTGGGGGCGCCACCCCGCCCCGGCTCCCGCGGCTACTGGACGCTGCTCGGCTTCGACGCCGCGATGCGGGTGCGAAACGCGCTGTGGCGGCCGCCGTTCGTCATGTACTACCGGACGTTCCGGCTCGGGGACGTGGGCCGGGAGTTGGCGCGCGCCGGTTTCCGGACGGACCTGCACGCCCTGCCGGAGTTCGGGCGCCGGCCCGACGGCAGCCCGCGGGTCCGGATGGTCGTGGCCCGGCGGCTGCCCTGACGGTGGGCGGGGGCGGGGGCGGGGGCGGGGTCAGCCGGCCGCCGGCAGTGTGAACTCGTAGACCAGCGCGTCCTGTCGGGCGTCCACGAGGAGGTCCGTTATCTCCAGGGGGCGCGCGTACTGGTCGCGCACCCGGCGGACGACCCGCACCGACGGCGTGTCCGCGAGGCGGCTGATCGTGTCGCGGTGATGCAGGGTCAGGCCCGCGCGGCGCATCCAGTCGTAGGCCCGCCGCAGTTGCGCCGAGGCGGTGCCGTCGGCGCGGTCGCGGTACCTGGCCAGCTCCTCGACCTCGGCGAGCGCCACGGCCGAGAAGGAGGTCAACGCGGTCCGCCGGGCGGTTCCGTCGGCGGTGGCGGACGTGTAGCGGTGCACCAGCGTCGGCCGGCCGGGCGCCAGTCCCAGCGCCGCGGCATGCTCCGGCGGCGGAGCCTCCCAGGCGACGGTGGCGCGGTCGCCGGTGCACGGCCGCGCCGGCCCGGCGCCGACCGGGAAGGTGAGGGACGCCGGGCTCTGCGCCGGCGGGCCGGGCAGGGCGGCGTGGCTGCCCCGCCGGTCGGTGGCGAGCAGGCCGTCCCGGCGCAGCACCTCCAGGGCCTGCCGAACTGTCTCGCGGCTCACTCCGTAGTGCTCGGCCAGCCGGCGTTCGCCCGGCAGCCGGGTGCCCGGCGGGACGGTCCCGTCGCGCAGCTCGCCGAGCAGCTCTGCGGCCACCCGCCAGTAGAGGGGCTGGGCTTCGGTGAGGGGATGGTCGTGCGAAGTGGTGCGGGCCATGCCGCGCCCTCCTGTTGGTGACGTGCGGTAGCCGCGCGGGCTCGGTGCGCCACCAG
Coding sequences within it:
- a CDS encoding FadR/GntR family transcriptional regulator, whose translation is MEAVLGHLRGAIERGEYAIGDKLPSEAELCRTLEISRPVLREALRALQTMGLTVSRTGKGTFVVASAVEDPTFGDYTAGDLLEVRRHVEIPVAGYAARRRTPENLDHLAHLLDRMERETDTTAWVAMDTLFHLTVAEAAQNPVFRRVIEEIRDALARQSAFLNELGGRRDQSNREHRAIVEALLDGSDHDAERAMAHHLDRVETTLSDIVRPTRTDTPTEGAPEA
- a CDS encoding nuclear transport factor 2 family protein; translated protein: MQAFRSAIEAHDLDAVEALLAEDVVFTSPVVFKPYHGKAITAAILRGVARVFEDFRYERVIGDADGRDHALVFTARVGDREIGGCDFLHLDESGRIDELTVMVRPLSGAQALQAAMGAQFEQIAREAQQAQDRSGL
- a CDS encoding D-alanyl-D-alanine carboxypeptidase family protein, producing the protein MTIGFSARAARSTCVLCVAGLLTLMPAAAAARAGRPDPGPSGGPRAAAPQPALLYRSGTQVRPRPGAPGVPDVSALSWVVADAETGDVLAAHDAHRELPPASTLKALFALTVLPVLPGGIRHEVSTDELSGIGPGSSLVGVVEGGTYQVSDLWNGVFLNSGNDAVHVLASLTGGWSATAARMQAEARSLGARDTHVRSPDGYDAPGQVSSAYDLAVFGRAGLRNPDFARYCAKVDAMFPGRNGDAYGIMNTNRLLTGADGVEPYPGLIGVKNGYTSKAGNTLIAAARRAGRTLVVTVMNPQEGGGLAVYEEARSLLDWGFEAAGHVAPVGSLARGGVRPRQGPEAVPAAATAVRPARDDPGWPETGAIVGVAGLGAGVMALALRLKLVRVEES
- a CDS encoding PadR family transcriptional regulator; its protein translation is MSLKYAVLAALLEGEASGYELSKVFDVSLANFWPATPQQLYRELERLAGDGLIEARTVPQERRPTKRLFSLTEAGREQLGAFAAEPTRRPTAIRDEFLIKMQAMDGVAPERVRALVEERRSWALGKLARYERVRERLLDGRTEEEHLRDSDRVGPYLTLLAGITFERENARWCERVLAVLRERRAPAGPAGPAGQPLG
- the rho gene encoding transcription termination factor Rho, which translates into the protein MTTTLERPPVEQSPAEIASGVLDIDAGGKGQLRGRSLQPEPSDLSLSPALIRRHGLRKGDLVEGVRGDRALAEIVRVNGRTPDRQGGRRHFHDLTPLHPHERLRLEHPAAGLTGRVADLIAPVGKGQRGLIVAPPKTGKTVLLQQIAAAVAGNHPGSHLMVVLLDERPEEVTDMRRSVRGEVYSSTFDQSAKQHVALAELVIERAKRLVETGEDVVILLDSLTRLCRAHNNAASSSGRTLSGGVDAGALLGPKRFFGAARKAEEGGSLTILATALVETGSRADDFYFEELKSTGNMELRLSRELASHRVFPAVDLTGSGTRREELLLSAAESTAVRGLRRALGSRDGQSGVETLLERMRQTPDNATFLRHVQPTLPAD
- a CDS encoding glutaminase, producing MAIMSTRTTFQPVLERIAEEIERTPGSGRPADYIPALAACDPRRFGMAVAEPDGTVYGVGDWREPFSAQSITKVFTLALDLSREGDALWEHVGREPSGNAFNSLVQLEYENGIPRNPFINAGALVVTDRLHTRTSDAAGELLAFLRAESGNPELTYDEEVAASETAHGDRNAALGHFMASYGNIDNPVPVLLEQYFRQCSVAASCADLALATGFLARHGIRADGTRLLSRSQAKQVNAVMLTCGTYDAAGEFAYRVGLPGKSGVGGGIIAVVPGHCTLCVWSPGLDERGNSVAGVAALDRFTTLTGLSVF
- a CDS encoding asparaginase, translating into MAYGGSPADPPPVREPLHTPVAHLVRGGVVEGVHYGSVVVLGPDGEIRLRLGDVEAACYPRSALKPVQAVAMVRAGLPLDGELLSLAAASHSGEERHLAGVRRVLELAGLTESDLRNVPDLPFDPVVRDSWVGQGRLPSRLAQNCSGKHAAMLYTCVLNGWSLDDYLDPGHPLQQAIAEIVEDLTGQRVARVTVDGCGAPLFAVSLHGLARAAARLTTAVPGTPEARVADAMREHAEMASGSGRDVAALMRAVPGLLAKDGFEGVQVAARPDGSAIAVKIADGADRARVPVAAAALARAGVTPELLTEFAGAPLLGGGEPVGCLRPVPALDPAPLASCA
- a CDS encoding fatty acid desaturase family protein; amino-acid sequence: MANPTVLIESLPTREREKGHENGREKGSDFSELSRRITDAGLLRRRPLYYTLRFGAVALALGGGVAAFLTLGNSWSQLLVAVALAVVFGQLGLAAHDLAHRQVFSRRRPSETGGLLVANLLLGMSYGWWMNKHTRHHANPNHEGKDPDVSPDILVWSRRQASKAEGLPRFVGKHQAALFFPLLTLEGLNLSFSSFRALRSPSMKRPVLEGTLLVAHFVLYFGGLFTVLSPGKALAFIAVHQGLFGIYLGSVFAPNHKGMPMIEEGTRLDFLRRQVLTSRNVRGGVLVDAFMGGLNYQIEHHLFPSMPTPALGRAQVITERYCAELGVPYCQTGLLASHREALRHLRSVGQPLRDAR
- a CDS encoding class I SAM-dependent methyltransferase — its product is MFSPEGPTLRELAVQALSSVERGYDLLAPKFEHTPYRTPDRVLDAVASALTPSGPFGAGLDLCCGTGAGVGVLARVCRERVTGVDFSAGMLEAARGRVVPEGPAVSWVRADARALPFGPAFDLVVSFGAFGHFLPRELPGLFTQVHSVLRPGGCFAFPVGAPPRPGSRGYWTLLGFDAAMRVRNALWRPPFVMYYRTFRLGDVGRELARAGFRTDLHALPEFGRRPDGSPRVRMVVARRLP
- a CDS encoding GntR family transcriptional regulator; the encoded protein is MARTTSHDHPLTEAQPLYWRVAAELLGELRDGTVPPGTRLPGERRLAEHYGVSRETVRQALEVLRRDGLLATDRRGSHAALPGPPAQSPASLTFPVGAGPARPCTGDRATVAWEAPPPEHAAALGLAPGRPTLVHRYTSATADGTARRTALTSFSAVALAEVEELARYRDRADGTASAQLRRAYDWMRRAGLTLHHRDTISRLADTPSVRVVRRVRDQYARPLEITDLLVDARQDALVYEFTLPAAG